A part of Prionailurus viverrinus isolate Anna chromosome E1, UM_Priviv_1.0, whole genome shotgun sequence genomic DNA contains:
- the SMG8 gene encoding nonsense-mediated mRNA decay factor SMG8, whose translation MAGPVSLRELLMGASSWTGSESPEGSPTEGGGSVAGGPEPPWREDEICVVGIFGKTALRLNSEKFSLVNTVCDRQVFPLFRHQDPGDSGPGIRTEAGAVGEAGGAGDTGAGAGAGAGDSVRGGVATAEGNRTEPGSQDYSLLQAYYNQESKVLYLLLTSICDNSQLLRACRALQSGEAGGGLSLPHAEAHEFWKHQEKLQCLSLLYLFSVCHILLLVHPTCSFDITYDRVFRALDGLRQKVLPLLKTAIKDCPVGKDWKLNCRPCPPRLLFLFQLNGALKVEPPRSQDPTHPDKPKKHSPKRRLQHALEDQIYRIFRKSRVLTNQSINCLFTVPANQAFVYIVPGSQEEDPVGMLLDQLRSHCTVKDPESLLVPAPLSGPRRYQVMRQHSRQQLSFHIDSSSSSSSGQLVDFTLREFLWQHVELVLSKKGFDDSVGRNPQPSHFELPTYQKWISAASKLYEVAIDGKEEDLGSPTGELTSKILSSIKVLEGFLDIDTKFSENRCQKALPMAHSAYQSNLPHNYTMTVHKNQLAQALRVYSQHARGPAFHKYAMQLHEDCYKFWSNGHQLCEERSLTDQHCVHKFHSLPKSGEKPEADRNPPVLYHNSRARSTGACNCGRKQAPRDDPFDIKAANYDFYQLLEEKCCGKLDHINFPVFEPSTPDPAPAKNESSPAPPDADADKLKEKEPQTQGESTSLSLALSLGQSTDSLGTYPADPQAGGDNPEVHGQGEVKTEKRPNLVDRQASTVEYLPGMLHSNCPKGLLPKFSSWSLVKLGPAKSYNFHTGLDQQGFIPGTNYLMPWDIVIRTRAEDEGDLDTNSWPAPNKAIPGKRSAVVMGRGRRRDDIARAFVGFEYEDSRGRRFMCSGPDKVMKVMGSGPKESALKALNSDMPLYILSSSQGRGLKPHYAQLMRLFVVVPDAPLQIILMPQVQPGPPPCPVFYPEKQEITLPPDGLWVLRFPYAYVTERGPCFPPKENVQLMSYKVLRGVLKAVTQ comes from the exons ATGGCGGGTCCTGTCAGCTTGCGAGAGCTTCTAATGGGCGCTTCATCCTGGACCGGCTCTGAAAGTCCCGAGGGGTCCCCTACAGAGGGCGGAGGGAGCGTGGCTGGTGGACCCGAGCCTCCTTGGCGAGAGGATGAGATCTGCGTGGTAGGAATCTTCGGCAAGACGGCTCTGCGACTGAATTCCGAGAAGTTCTCACTTGTGAATACGGTTTGCGACCGACAGGTCTTTCCCCTCTTTCGCCACCAAGATCCTGGGGACTCAGGGCCTGGAATCAGGACCGAGGCTGGCGCCGTCGGGGAGGCTGGTGGAGCCGGAGacactggggctggggctggggctggggcgggggatTCAGTTCGGGGAGGTGTAGCTACCGCTGAAGGGAACCGAACTGAGCCAGGCTCCCAGGATTACAGTCTTCTGCAGGCCTATTACAATCAAGAAAGCAAAGTTCTTTATCTTCTTCTCACTTCCATCTGTGACAATTCCCAGCTTCTGCGGGCTTGTCGTGCCCTTCAGAGTGGGGAAGCAGGAGGTGGCCTCTCTTTACCTCATGCAGAAGCGCACGAGTTCTGGAAGCACCAAGAGAAGCTGCAGTGTCTCAGTCTCCTTTACCTTTTCTCCGTTTGTCACATCCTGCTTCTGGTCCATCCCACTTGCTCTTTTGACATCACGTATGATCGAGTATTCAGAGCCCTTGATGGACTGAGACAGAAGGTACTGCCCCTCCTCAAAACAGCCATTAAGGATTGTCCGGTTGGCAAAGACTGGAAACTAAACTGCCGACCTTGCCCTCCTAgactccttttcctctttcaacTCAATGGAGCCCTCAAAGTGGAACCCCCTCGGAGCCAAGACCCAACTCATCCAGACAAGCCCAAGAAACATTCTCCCAAAAGGAGACTGCAGCATGCCCTGGAGGACCAGATCTATAGAATCTTTAGGAAGAGTCGAGTCTTAACTAATCAGAGTATCAATTGCCTCTTTACTGTGCCTGCCAACCAGGCTTTTGTGTACATAGTTCCCGGAAGCCAAGAGGAGGACCCAGTAGGCATGTTGCTGGACCAACTTAGGAGTCATTGTACTGTGAAGGACCCAGAATCTTTGCTGGTGCCTGCACCCCTTTCTGGGCCCAGGCGATACCAGGTGATGAGGCAGCATAGCCGACagcagctttcttttcacattgaCAGCAGCAGTTCCAGTTCTTCAGGGCAGCTAGTGGATTTCACTCTTCGGGAGTTTCTATGGCAGCATGTGGAGTTAGTCCTAAGCAAGAAAGGTTTTGATGACAGTGTGGGCAGGAACCCACAGCCTTCCCATTTTGAACTTCCCACTTATCAGAAGTGGATCTCAGCAGCTTCAAAACTGTATGAAGTAGCTATAGATGGGAAAGAGGAGGACCTGGGATCTCCTACTGGGGAGCTAACATCTAAGATTTTAAGCAGTATTAAAGTCTTGGAAGGGTTTTTGGATATTGACACCAAATTCTCAGAAAACCGGTGCCAAAAAGCTTTACCCATGGCCCATAGTGCCTATCAGTCAAACTTGCCTCATAACTACACAATGACTGTCCATAAGAATCAGCTTGCCCAGGCTCTTCGAGTATACAGTCAACATGCTAGGGGTCCAGCCTTTCACAAGTATGCCATGCAGTTACATGAGGACTGCTACAAGTTTTGGAGCAATGGCCATCAGCTCTGTGAGGAAAGGAGTTTAACTGATCAACACTGTGTACATAAGTTTCACTCATTACCTAAATCAG GAGAAAAACCAGAGGCTGATAGAAATCCTCCTGTGCTGTATCACAACAGCCGAGCTCGATCTACTGGTGCCTGTAACTGTGGAAGGAAACAAGCACCTCGAGATGATCCCTTTGATATCAAGGCAGCTAACTATGACTTTTATCAG CTTCTGGAAGAAAAATGTTGTGGAAAATTGGATCATATCAATTTCCCAGTATTTGAACCAAGTACTCCAGATCCTGCTCCTGCCAAAAATGAATCTTCTCCTGCCCCTCCAGATGCAGATGCtgataaacttaaagaaaaagaacctcAAACCcaaggagagagcacaagcctgAGTTTAGCTTTGAGTTTAGGCCAGTCCACAGATAGTTTAGGTACCTATCCAGCTGATCCACAAGCAGGAGGAGATAATCCAGAAGTTCATGGTCAAGGAGAAGTAAAAACTGAGAAGAGACCAAACTTGGTTGATAGACAGGCATCCACAGTTGAGTATCTCCCAGGCATGTTACATTCAAATTGCCCTAAAGGTCTACTACCCAAATTCTCCAGCTGGTCATTGGTTAAATTAGGCCCTGCTAAGTCTTATAACTTTCATACAGGTTTAGACCAACAAGGCTTCATTCCAGGAACAAACTATCTTATGCCTTGGGACATTGTCATCAGGACTAGAGCTGAAGATGAAGGAGACTTAGACACAAATTCTTGGCCTGCTCCAAATAAAGCTATTCCTGGAAAGAGAAGTGCAGTAGTAATGGGAAGAGGAAGACGGAGAGATGACATAGCTCGAGCATTTGTGGGCTTTGAATATGAAGACTCTAGAGGTCGGAGGTTTATGTGTTCAGGACCTGACAAAGTAATGAAAGTAATGGGAAGTGGGCCAAAGGAGTCCGCTTTAAAAGCCCTGAATAGTGATATGCCCTTATATATTCTGTCATCATCTCAGGGTAGAGGGCTAAAACCACATTATGCTCAACTTATGAGGCTTTTTGTTGTAGTTCCTGATGCTCCTTTGCAGATAATACTAATGCCCCAG